DNA sequence from the Methylomonas albis genome:
TCTACAAAACCCAGTAAAATTTTTTTAAACATGCGCTTCACTCTCCGATATAAATTCCCCGTCACCTGTTTAAGGGCGACAAAGTACAGCCATTTTTATGTTATTACACCAAATATTCGGCGAATGGCGAAATTCTACATTTAACGCAAGGGAATGTAAAAGAATGTGCTTGATTGAGCTTAAATCTGGCGAGGTGTTATGATAAGCGCGCCAGGTTGTTTGCGCCCGAAGCCTCGAAAAATCTGGCAAACGTCATTTATATTAAGGGATAAAGTCATTTTTAGTTTCTTCAAAAAAATCTTTTCACCGGTTGAGCAGGTTGCCGATCAAGTCAATGAATCGGCAGGGGCTAGTGCTGTGAAGATTTATTCGCGCTCAGAGCACTGCATTTCTCGTGCGCAAATCAGTGAAAATGCCCTGAAAGTGTTGCAGCGCTTGAAAAAAGCCGATTACGAAGTCTATTTGGTGGGAGGCTGCGTCAGGGATTTGCTATTGGGACGGGAGCCTAAAGATTTCGATGTGGCGACTAACGCCAGTCCGGAACAAATTAAGCAAGTATTTCGTAATTGCCGGATTATCGGCAGGCGCTTTCGGCTGGCGCATGTGTTTTTTGGGCGCGAGATCATCGAGGTGGCAACCTTTCGCGGCTCCGAGCCGGAAGAGTCCGATCAGCAAGTCGTGCATGAAGACGGTCGCTTACTGCGCGATAACGTGTTCGGCACGCTAGAACAAGATGTCTGGCGCCGAGATTTCACCGTCAACGCGCTGTATTACAACATCCGCGATTTTTCCGTGGTCGATTATACCGGCGGCATGCAGGACCATGCGGCCGCGGTGATACGGCTGATCGGCGATCCGGAAGTGCGCTATCGGGAAGACCCGGTGCGGATGCTGCGCGCCATCCGGTTTGCGGTGAAGCTGGGCTTTACCCTGCACCCCGATACCGAAAAACCGATTTACGCGCAAGCTGATCTGCTAAAGAGCATCCCCTCGGCACGCCTTTACGATGAAGTCATCAAGTTGTTTTTGTCCGGTTACGGCCTGCAAACCTTCGAAATGCTCAGACATTACGGCTTATTTGCGATTTTGTTTCCGGATTCCGACCGCTGTCTGGCCAGCGAAGACCACGATTTTCCGCGCCTGTTTTTGATCAGGGCTTTGGAAAACTCCGATACCCGCTTTAACGACGGCAAAACCCTGACACCTTATTTTTTACTGGCGGCCTTATTGTGGGAGCCGTTGCAATTGGCCGCGCAAAAACGCATCAGCCACGGTGAAAACGAAAC
Encoded proteins:
- the pcnB gene encoding polynucleotide adenylyltransferase PcnB; amino-acid sequence: MKIYSRSEHCISRAQISENALKVLQRLKKADYEVYLVGGCVRDLLLGREPKDFDVATNASPEQIKQVFRNCRIIGRRFRLAHVFFGREIIEVATFRGSEPEESDQQVVHEDGRLLRDNVFGTLEQDVWRRDFTVNALYYNIRDFSVVDYTGGMQDHAAAVIRLIGDPEVRYREDPVRMLRAIRFAVKLGFTLHPDTEKPIYAQADLLKSIPSARLYDEVIKLFLSGYGLQTFEMLRHYGLFAILFPDSDRCLASEDHDFPRLFLIRALENSDTRFNDGKTLTPYFLLAALLWEPLQLAAQKRISHGENETLAYQNAANEVLTRQIKITALPRHITQSMREVWFLQNKFSRTVGPRPYRLLEQPKFRAAYDFLRLRAETGGADPELVEWWTGFQEADEVEREKMTAPPKSGNGKSRNRKTGRYRSRAKPASIGNDSP